Below is a genomic region from Hevea brasiliensis isolate MT/VB/25A 57/8 chromosome 3, ASM3005281v1, whole genome shotgun sequence.
TCTACCACCGACTACCATTGTCGGAAGTCTACTCATCGCACAATTCTAAGCTCTGAACTACCTTGAAGAGGCAACAGGAGCATCAATCAACTTAATCTTTAGTTCTATCTCCCCAGACTCAACTGCACAGAGCCTCAACCATACGCTCTGCACCACCTCACCATCAATACAACTAATCGAGCTTTCCCTGGCAAGACAGTTGTCTGAGTCTGGAACTACCTTTCTTAAAATAGTCTCACCAGAACAAACTTGCAGAATCTGCTTCAACCTAGCAGCAGAGGCAATTGGTTGAAGGCTGAGGTGAGCATGCCCCATCTTGTCATCTGCCTTGAAACGGTCTTTATCAAATACTTCCTGTCGAAACATCAATCTGATTATATGCCACAGAAATCTGCAGGACAATTTTGGCGTCTTCAAACTAATTCACTGATTATGCAATGACCAAGCAATTTCATGGAGAAAGTGTAGCTCTTGGAAGGACACTACCAAAATTTACTGCCTGGCAGCAGCTCACATTCCATTCGTTTGGCTCAAAAATCAGCCATTTGCATTGCAACTCTGCAATCTCAGACGTCCATTGTGATCGAGATCCCACTGTGGGGCACAACTCACTGGACAGCTGAGATTGCACAATCCCAACAAGCGCAACTATGTTTAGCAAAATTCTTTTGCTCAATCATAATCATAGCCCTCTATCTTAATAAGCCCATTAGAGTATCAAATTGTTATACATAGACATGTTTCAAATTAGCAGTATCAATATGGTAAATACAATATTACATACCAATATGGTATTTGCAGATCAATAATTCTTTGTCAAATGTACTGTTGAACCCATTCACAACTTGGAAAAggtccaataataataataataataataataataataataataataataataatttttttacctacatttttcttttctttttccctttaACTGAACATAATAAACTTATTAGCAGTATAAATAAATGAAGATTCAAGAAAATCTCAACTCACCAAACTTAGAGCTCCAATAGGTTCTGTGAGGGAGAAGCTTAGCTCTTCATTCCAGACTGGATTAAGGCAACTATTTATAACTTTGGTCTTTGATGTCTGTTACAAGAGATACTAGTCACTTATATAATTCGATGAAGTAAAAGAACGGAACACCATCCTACTGAAAGATATGAAGAAGACCAACAGGAGAAAAGTAGTAGAGGCAAGAACTTGGACTCACACCAAAGCATGCTCATCCATAGATCTACCAGaagaaacaaaatttaaaaggAAACAAAAGAGGGAGGGTGTGGGGTGGAAGGGTGGGGGGGGAAGGGGGCCCGGTTGGTGGGAGGGGGGAGTGGATTCACTCAACAACAATATGTCTCTATTTATGTGCTTAGTAGGAATTTAATATACACAAAAATGGAGAAGATCATAGAGCAACTGGGCTTAGAATCAAAGAAGATATATAAGATAGATCATTCATAAACTCATAGAGCTTTGAATAAAAAAGGATCATAAAGCTTCGAATCAAAAAGGATCATAGAGCTTCGAATCACCTGACTTCCTAGCTTGACCACCACATAAGGATCACTGCTCTTGAAATCCCGGATAACCAATTTTTTCCCTTGTACAACAGTCACCTTTAGCAATCCCAACTGCTCTCCCATAGTTCGCTAGTAAAAGAATGCAAAAATTTCAGGAAAGAAGACGAACACTGCGAAGAACAAAGCAAAAGGAAGGAAGAGAAATTCAATCTCATGAACTTTAGAGCACGAATGAAGAACCAAATTCAAGGAAGATACTTAAATTACTTACATTAAACACTCTTCACAACTACCCAGCTTCAACACAATCTATATTTAAGCAGAAGCCACAAAATCCATATAAAGGAATAAACTTTGAAAAGGATTCAAAGTAGAAACCCAGTTTCCCCGAGGATGAATAAAACCGTAAATATCCACAAGAAAGGGGAAATGAAAAAGATCTTATTGAGAAATTCAGAACAGCATATAAATTCAAAATGGGAAAAACAAATCAACAAAATTACCAGAAGAAAACAGATCACAGTGCAATAAATGCTAATTCTTAATAGATTCAACAGCAATACAACTAatagagtatatatatatatatagaaagagaACCTTGTTGAGAACAGCAAGAGA
It encodes:
- the LOC131178775 gene encoding protein C2-DOMAIN ABA-RELATED 11-like isoform X2; this translates as MGEQLGLLKVTVVQGKKLVIRDFKSSDPYVVVKLGSQTSKTKVINSCLNPVWNEELSFSLTEPIGALSLEVFDKDRFKADDKMGHAHLSLQPIASAARLKQILQVCSGETILRKVVPDSDNCLARESSISCIDGEVVQSVWLRLCAVESGEIELKIKLIDAPVASSR
- the LOC131178775 gene encoding protein C2-DOMAIN ABA-RELATED 11-like isoform X1 codes for the protein MKRTMGEQLGLLKVTVVQGKKLVIRDFKSSDPYVVVKLGSQTSKTKVINSCLNPVWNEELSFSLTEPIGALSLEVFDKDRFKADDKMGHAHLSLQPIASAARLKQILQVCSGETILRKVVPDSDNCLARESSISCIDGEVVQSVWLRLCAVESGEIELKIKLIDAPVASSR